The sequence TATaactttgtacaaattaggaactcaaattactaacattatcaagctataatataaaataagagccttgtatatttttattttgctgatatatggcttatgtactgaatcaaacagtggccCCATTCCCCTCTTTtaatttttggaaacagtcccttatatacttACTTCAATACATGACATATGAACAACAAAGAATACCTGCAGGATggtttctcagccattttaatctatgAAAAGGCTACAACATTCTTTCAAACCATGATTTCAAAGAGGTTAGTTCTGTCTTCAGTCTCctcaagtttcatattttataaaatctaaataaatcttagtatgcttaataaaatagtgtaattctatggtatcagtgtcgttaatgatttttggttattcaactgtatatacaaaaccttaaaaacaaatttagttgATATCCTacatatgcaaaattttaaaaagattagTTCAAAGgtaatgatttattgttctatacttgaagaaaaataatatttctaaatagtaatttatatatatataatgtataataattgaaatgtgactatattacaaaataccagtccactaaaacacagcgaagactaatggtcagttttatattactggattagtgtaagttatgtaatgttagatagGCATGAttggaagatcaatataataaaaagtgaatatatatattcatatacaatGTTGAAACTTAAGCTGCTTAAGactaaacacttgtattttcatattataatatgtagtcattcaagcacaaatgtgtaatttatttcctaattttgttttgaatggcTAAGAGGTTGGTCACGTAACAGACCCCACaaagagtatagaaaataacaaaatataatgtctcatggaaaacaaacatttgaaatccaATGAGGTTTTAGAGATCATGCAAATAATGAGATTTTGTAGATGAAGTTCTTTAATCATACATTAAATCAACTACACtcagattagtaacaaaacactttcttaaacatttagtaaaaatatttcaataaatatctattttttttaacaaaatacttgtaatcttaacTAAAAGTCAACTAaattgtgaagatacacatactatatgaaaatttatattgCAAGTACTTAACATGCAAGTGTAGAGGAACTTGTGTATTATATGAAAGCCATAGCAAAAGGGATGATAATCAACAAAAATTACTGCTAAAACATGTAGCTTAAAACTTTTGTACACAAATAATTTACCAAGACCCACATAACTAGCATTTTGCTTTTTTGAAGCAAAAAAtctcaaaaacaatacaatacctttttaaatttgtgtttattcttAGCTAAGGTATACAGTGTAACATTTTTAAGATGTGCTTTGATTAACTTATGATGTATATACCCATATACATGATAAAATGCTAATTTATTTTCTCTCAAGTATGTCCCATTAAGTTATTACactgtatttcatatttaaaaatgacaaattatGGCTATAGTTATAAATGGAACAAAATTACACGTTTAGTTTATTACTTTCTGAAACAAGACAAAGATCAGTCTTTCAATCCTGTTTGCTTTCTAGTCTCTTCAATAAAACTTGttctaagttatttttaaatagtagaTAGAGCaagcttaaaaatatttgtttgctgtACTCTGACAAACCACCTAAAACCGGAGCACAGATTTTTCTGACATTATAAccagagaaatatttattttcacaaatatctACCAATATACTTACCCATCTAACAATATTTGCAGGCTAAAATTTTTAATTGCCATATTATAGTTAAAAAACCAGTTTAAGTATAACAATtgttaaatttagttacttttagaaatgatagtttattacacatttgtttatagTGTGGAAAGTACATGCTATTTATAAATATGAGTGCCAAATATAGTTCAAGTAAAATAGGGTGAGCAAGATATAGTCAAATAGATCTAGCCTGTGTTTTTTAACTTTAGCTGTAAAACGTGTATAGAAGCTGTATGATCCCTCAATAAGCACTAGCTTGAaacttcatttttctttaaataaaacaaactttacaattgTTGAACCTattctttaatataaatgtattgagGTTTGACAGCATGGCTCTTCTCATCCCCAAAACCCTTCatgtaaaactaataaacagGACTTAGCAGGAGAGAATTTATTATTGACAGGCTTACACCAACGTTTAAAATACAAGTCTGTTTAGTGCATCTATCCCCCCAGAATGCTCTCATGAATCAAAGAATAGGTAGAAAAATTATGAGCAGAAACTGGTGTACTTGAAAGGAAGTATATGAAGATTTACTTGGTAAATTAgatgaaacagaagaacaaataaaattatatctcagAATGACTGTTATGAGTATtaaacacttattgataaggaaagaatgacatttcgaccttcctaggccatcttcaggttaagaaagtgtttgaatgtgaccgttgacagacacatcttagggacaagagtataaacgagTACCGGATTATAGGGGGCATTGCAGGTGggtgttaggttattaatcagtatatgtgtaaaggtgttcctttgtattggtttgtgattttagttgctgtataagtaggacttctttgatttttgatataaacaaatgcaaaatcctaCGATCTggtactcgtttatactctcatccctaagacgtgTCAATCAATGGTCACATTgaaacactctctctttcttaacccgaagatgacctaggaaggttgaaatgttattctctccttatcagtaaaagttaatacccataccaaccattttgagatacatttttatttcaagtgagtttctcattaTCAAGGAAATCACAAAATTGTCATCACAAGTCAATTCAACTTTATTGATATTTACCAGTAAGTGTGTTTTGCAAAGGAATATGAATAGAATAAATATTCATAGTAATTGTACTTATGAAACtagtaatttcaaacaaaaaatttagCTATCCACATTTTAAACCAGTTTGAGATTACAGTATACAACTATTTTTAAGCCTCACCTAACTTTGAAATGAAACTTCAATTATGCAACATCATGAGTGTTCCTTTTTGCTTTAAAATGCAATTTTATTTATCACCTGCATACAAATCAGTAGAAAACATTTGAGAAAGCTATGCAGTCTTTTATAAAACCCTTTTTTGTcaaattgaaaactaaaattcaCTTTTAGAGAAAATTTCATAAGATACTACCTAAATTCTGAACATTAGATTCCAAGAGACAAAAACTGGCTGTTTCAACTCACTGTACACACACATAtggaaagttatttaattttagtgTCAGTTCTGTGGAGTTTCTCATCTTTTAgtgacacacacacattttaccTTGTTCTTATTCTCCCTACTACAAAATCTAACCAATCTTGAAAGTAACATGAGCTCATTAGGATATTTACTGTTTCATAAATTTAtacaatttgtaattaaaattgcAAATTTCGTTAGAacacttataatgaagacattattttattaaatacttacCCTGTATGAGAACTGTACCTTTACCACGAGGAGTTTTCAAGGCAAGCTGATCAAAAGTCATTATTTCACCTCCAGCTTTCAAAATTCTAGCCCGGGCCCGCTCAGTCACATGTAAAGCACACAGctggaaaaaagaaaagaaaaaaatgtactgttacatatttcttttttaatagaataaataatttgtagttctttaagttttaaattatattaatatgccCACTATtgaagtaatttaatataaattaaatcttACTTTCAAAATTGGAATTTCAAAAATACGAGGATCATCTGTGACAGTTccgacaacaacaacaatcttccCTTCCCTTCCAGGTTTCTTCATCATACGAACctacaaacatacacacatacatataaaactaatacaagaaaaacattaaatcaactACTTTTTTCTGTCCATGTATCTGAGATTAATTATTACagcaagtaaaattattaaaacatctcAATACTTACCctgaataaaaactataaacaggTTATTGATTTAAGTTACATTTAAAGTGTGATAGCAAGGTAGGATATCTACCTTGTAGATACTTGTAGTACCTGAACCACTGCCCTTTTATGGTTTATTTCGGCCAATCACTGCATCTTGCTACCTGTAATCTGTTAGGTACAAGTTATTTATATGTAGAATAAACAGCTGATACAGGTGTACAAAACTTATTTAATGCAGGAAAGAAGTAATGTTTCaacctccttaggtcatcttctggtgACAAAAGGAATTTGAAAGCAGTCATATGTCATTAAAGATGTCTACTACATAAAAACTGAAATTCCCTGAATCATCTGGTTACCTGATCTCCAATGTCGAGTGTCCTGAATACAAGATATCATAGATATGCACTTTGACGTCAtatttagtttcataaaaaaacatgatACAGTGAAGAACCATCACAAAATCTCTTAAACAGAAGTTAAGGCAACTTGAAAATAAGAGGACTAAAACTGTCAAATCAAACCACTGCATCCAAGAGTTTGTCAAAAGAAAAATatggtaatttataattttagtcTTTTTAAGACAATTTTAGTTAGATTTGCACCAATAAGATAGACAACTATAATTTGCTATATAAACTCTATATGAACAACCCTAAGTGTTATagattcaataaaatatatttaggtcCATCAGATAAAACCCAGGCCATCCTAAAAATGTTTGTTAGCTGTTCCTCTATCCAGAATGTTTGAGATTGGAAGGAAGGCTGAGATTTTTGTTAACTGCAAATaactaagattttttttattcccTTGGGGAAAAAATGTCAGGGgacagaaaaacatttttagaattgCCTGGGTTTTATCTGACTGAccaaaatatatcttaatatatggCAATTAGATCTATTCATATAGAAAGGATTAAGATGAGTTAGGATTTCATTCACTAGCTACTCTTGATATAACCTAATTACATAAAAGTCCATAAACATTCACACTTTGAATACTGAACTTTCAGATAAAATTACTATGTGCAAtaaccatttctttatcacagaacagaattttaaataaaagtaatctcctcacaacaagaacacagGTTTCACTAGTACTATATGTAAAGGCTTAttgatataatttgtaaatacaGTGCTATAAAGTggagtttttaaacttatttttttcaataaagatatcacttttaatatataaaaacattaatttatattaccACAATATGAACCTTTCCCATGTAGTACTTcccagaaaaataattttttttaaaggaagTTCACTTTCTTCTGAACTATTTCAATGAGGTATAAACACTGATTAGCAATTACTAGCACAAAGTCAACAGCAGGGCAGCATTTCTACTAGTAAATATAATGCCTGTAAATCATGCCAAATCTGTTAGGCCTAGGGTTTGTTAAAGATGATAGGATCAAATGTCAGTAGGTTATGTTTCTGCACAGAAAGTCATCTAGACAATTGCTGAAAGAAGGATTAATAAGAATTTAGAAAATAATCGCCATTTAATACCAATCATCTAATTACTTACTACACAAAGCAACATTTCTTAATGGCATATACTTTTTATAGGGAAAAAATTTACATGTGATAATCTCACTAAGAATCGTGCTTCTACATTCTTAAAATCTTCAGATTATATCTGATACTTTAACGGAAAAAACTTACTAAACGAGCAAGAGATAAAGGTGGTCTGTTAATTTTACTCATAAACAGCCGTTTCATGATGATTTTGTTAAACTTTGCACCAGTCCGCCGGGCAAGGAAACGatacaactgaaaaatataaagaaaaatatcaacaaatcCAATATACCAAGATATAACAACCATATATGCTTTTAGTATATATTAACTTCAATACAAGTATGCTTAGTTGTAGATTTCTGTAtactattacaaataatttttcagtCAATATGATACATTCTTTACATTCCTGtgaaaataatcttgtttatGTATCAGATATTTTAACAAATCTGACATCaaaattttacttcattattctctataaaacataataaaaaaattcagaaaaacacacaccccAACATCAAGCAAACTGTTCCACAAAATTAAgtctaattaaaaacaattttcttgaAAAACAGGTTTGTAGTAAGATTTCTAAACCCAAAAACATACCATTCCGTTAGTGAAGCAAATCACTGAATGAAACACAACCTGAACCCTGACAATTCTAAAAACTTGCAGCTTAAATTACTTGAAGCAAGAAAACTGGCAAGGTTACaacacattttatttgaaatagtaaaataatcaacaacaattaaattactttataaaaaaaaaacactagacTTCACTTCAAAACAGAATAGTGTCAGGTCTCTAGTTTCTTTCATAAGAGATcaagacatttttgttttcataccatAACATACAAGTGCAACAAGTACTACAGTTTTGTAgtgtaataattacaatatacaGCATCCTCAATTAATCACTTAAATTTATGAAcaccaaaaattaaaatgtaagtagttactaagataaaatttaaaatatgatccAATCTTATTGACatgtaaactaaatataaatgtaCAATGTCAATCTAAACTTAGATACATAAATTATTCTGCCAGATTTTACATGATAGGCACTAGTTTTACTAATATGTAGTAAGTTTGAATTAAAGCCCTGTTATAGTAAATAAGCCACATTCATTATAGCTAAATGTACTTTGTATTAATAAGCATGGGGAAAGTAATtgcattttatatacatgtatacatcaTTTAGTCTGATTATTTGAGAagtgtgaaaatgttttaaaagaaatttgtatCAATATTCGCTGTCCAACaggttttaaaaaattcaagaaaACGTGCTAAAACACCAAAGTAACTATTTCATGACTACAAGTCCAATAAAAAACATCTTTATCAATTTCACTCactaatataatttaaacattacaaacattttattcctAATATATGAATGTTGAAATTGTTACAAGTTTattcaaattttacaaataacagtCACAATTCTACACATATGCTATCCACAAAGAGGGGTATCCATAATTTAAAGTACCACTGAAACTTTTTGAACATTTACTTCTAAAGAGGATTATAGAGTGAACATTAAAACTATGATACTAATTACTGGTGACTTTCCAGTATTCCAAAGGTTTTATGCTTTTCACTATACAAGttaaaaagtaaatgaataaacaaatttttaggttcataaaaaatgaacaaaatctcACAAAACAATTTACAGGGTACACCTTTAGGGGTCAGCCACCCCTAATGACTGCTCTCATTTTTAAATGCAAGtaacagaaataattaacatTGTAGTGTACAGCTCATTGCACAGACTTGTTATTAAGACAAGTTTATTGACTGGAAGCTGTCAACATATTTAATGATTTGGGGGATATAACATTTGTTGTCACATCactataaaataagaattttaagtATCCACTATCTTAGAAGAGTGTCATTCCCAAATCCAACCCTGATATATAAATATGCAAGACATGCATACAAGAAGTCACACTGAACAAATGATAGACATCCATTCCTGAAAAGTTGCAACCTTTATAGTCATATCCTGGgttgtttcattataaaatttcacaaataaaacaaatcaattaacacttttaacttaaaaaacatgcaaaaactTACAGCTTTTGATTATTGGGCCCTTAAACTGTCACCCTAATTACTATGGTTTAGTTATTTCATgactatttttgttgtttctggttAGAAACTTTTAGAATTAAAAACTCTGAGAAAATCGGTGGAACTATTGAAAatactaatcagtgatgttgagaaacccacttgttgagaaatttatatgcaaaaacggctcgtttgggttgagaaaatattttacatagaaggtcgaaacgttgttcgctcttctatgtaaaatattttctcaacccaaacgagccgtttttgcatataaatttctattGAAAATACTAAATTCTACATCAAAATTGAATcctattatataaaattaattttcataaagttataaaaactcGAACAAGAAAACTCAAaacttcatgaaaaataaaaaatgccaaaaaacaaagagaaaatacAAACCGCGCCAACATAAAATCGTTAAGTTATTTGTACAGTGAAGTACAATAGgcctaaaaataaaagtttacatcCACTACTACGGAACAAAAATAACTAGTATCAATACAAGTGTTGTTTCGTAACGACTGCAATAAGTTTAAACTACTTTTGTTTATAAGGTATTGTGTACTTAACTGCTACTACTAGCATGGTAAGCCTAAGTCTGACTACTACAGAATCACTTTCGCACTAGTCCAATGCCATAGGAATTGcttacttaaaattaatttacttgtttacTCAGCACGAAATATACTGAACGCGTGAAACAACAGTCTAAAATCATATTACAATACTTTTTATAAACCAATATACGTAAAATGCGaaacactgttactgttatatttttttcGGAAACTTAAACACCTTACCTTCACCAACAAACGAAGATAGATATCATTGCTTTTGGGTTCCCGACGCACAACTTTCCGGTCGTATTTATGGTTGATGTCAATACCCtgaaaaataattactatttataaataactaatgTTTAATGAACTTATATGCACTATCTCTTGTCTCATTTCAATTTAATATCTACGTTTCATTCGGATTGAATTTCGACACCAACTATATCAAACACTCACCATCTTGTTTCTTGATGAAAAGACCTTAACACAGCTTTTAAGGGAACACCAACACCATCTAGGTTTCTAGTCTTAATATAACGCCTCTAATATTCTTCTGGAATTAAGAAATTTATGTATTCATGATTAACTAAATActtatataattgtaattaagccatttcaaacaattttaagcttttgatttataattaatactaacttaa comes from Tachypleus tridentatus isolate NWPU-2018 chromosome 12, ASM421037v1, whole genome shotgun sequence and encodes:
- the RpL18 gene encoding ribosomal protein L18; its protein translation is MGIDINHKYDRKVVRREPKSNDIYLRLLVKLYRFLARRTGAKFNKIIMKRLFMSKINRPPLSLARLVRMMKKPGREGKIVVVVGTVTDDPRIFEIPILKLCALHVTERARARILKAGGEIMTFDQLALKTPRGKGTVLIQGPRKAREACRHFGKAPGVPHSHTKPYVRSKGRKFERARGRRKSRAFKV